One window from the genome of Magnolia sinica isolate HGM2019 chromosome 4, MsV1, whole genome shotgun sequence encodes:
- the LOC131243860 gene encoding uncharacterized protein LOC131243860: MDAPRRNLGTSIQITALDAIVNVNSLFTLAVFLGLAWNPTDLANTLIADPSCVPSRSTAENLVSFHVYSFSSFLFSSLLALALKQVIRLSDRPASPSSHHHNQNNIFAARFSTIKPYVNRTLLRVVLLVTAVGSVSGCVFLMLALVNLVQVKLGTLSCGSPYTYGAVVPLVIFVPAALIIYIGLVLYAFTR; this comes from the coding sequence ATGGACGCACCCCGGCGCAACTTAGGCACCAGCATCCAAATCACAGCCTTAGATGCCATCGTAAACGTGAACTCCCTGTTCACGTTAGCAGTCTTCCTCGGCCTAGCCTGGAATCCAACGGACCTTGCCAACACCCTCATCGCCGACCCCTCCTGCGTCCCCTCCAGATCAACGGCCGAGAACCTTGTCTCCTTCCACGTGTACTCCTTcagctccttcctcttctccagccTCCTCGCTCTCGCCCTCAAGCAGGTCATCCGCCTCTCCGACCGCCCTGCATCCCCCTCCTCCCACCACCACAACCAAAACAACATCTTCGCGGCGCGTTTTAGCACCATCAAGCCCTACGTCAACAGGACTCTTCTCCGGGTCGTGCTGCTGGTGACCGCAGTGGGGTCGGTCTCTGGGTGCGTTTTCCTGATGCTGGCGCTCGTCAATTTGGTGCAGGTAAAGCTCGGGACACTGTCGTGTGGGAGCCCCTACACCTACGGGGCGGTCGTGCCGCTGGTCATCTTCGTCCCGGCCGCACTCATTATCTATATCGGGCTTGTCCTCTATGCGTTTACTCGATAA